From a single Alloactinosynnema sp. L-07 genomic region:
- a CDS encoding DUF742 domain-containing protein, with protein MSNRDDSHRREDVAAADIGERGDDQHGGELSFVRLEWGEPAPETNIADVMNGLSLGGGRRRRHRKSEVDEPVAVEPEWPPGESGEGENQVDHAPVDLEPAADASMVRPYAWTRGRTRSTFELRVETMVSAKESDASVFAESEHREIGALCKQPRSVAEVATLFGAPLGVAKVLLGDMAQLGLVTVHKTASGGANKAHLVLMERVLSGLRRL; from the coding sequence ATGAGCAACCGAGATGATAGCCATCGACGAGAAGACGTTGCCGCCGCCGACATCGGCGAGCGCGGCGATGACCAGCATGGTGGTGAACTGTCTTTCGTGCGACTCGAATGGGGTGAACCGGCCCCCGAGACGAACATCGCCGACGTGATGAACGGCCTGTCCCTTGGCGGCGGGCGTCGGCGCAGGCACCGGAAGTCCGAAGTGGATGAACCGGTGGCGGTGGAACCCGAGTGGCCGCCCGGCGAGTCCGGCGAGGGGGAAAATCAGGTCGATCATGCCCCGGTCGACCTGGAACCCGCAGCCGACGCGTCGATGGTGCGTCCGTACGCCTGGACCCGCGGCCGCACCCGCTCCACCTTCGAACTGCGGGTGGAGACCATGGTCTCGGCCAAGGAGTCCGACGCGTCGGTCTTCGCCGAGTCCGAACACCGCGAGATCGGCGCGCTGTGCAAGCAGCCGCGCTCGGTCGCCGAGGTCGCGACCCTGTTCGGTGCGCCGCTTGGCGTGGCGAAGGTGCTGCTGGGCGACATGGCCCAACTCGGTCTGGTCACTGTGCACAAGACCGCTTCCGGTGGTGCCAACAAGGCCCACCTCGTGTTGATGGAAAGGGTACTGAGTGGACTCCGTCGGCTTTGA
- a CDS encoding roadblock/LC7 domain-containing protein: protein MTSTQSKPSQFGWLVNDFAERVTGVAHAVVVSADGLLLTSSARLPVDRADQLAAVASGLISLTSGAARCFDAGAVKETVVEMERGVMLLMAIGDGSCLGVLAAPNCDIGQVAYEMTLLVDRVGQILTPELRAALQGAAGRMVGQPA from the coding sequence ATGACGTCCACGCAGTCCAAGCCAAGCCAATTCGGCTGGTTGGTCAACGACTTCGCGGAACGGGTCACCGGAGTGGCCCACGCCGTGGTGGTCTCGGCCGACGGGTTGCTGCTCACCTCCTCCGCCCGGCTCCCCGTCGACCGCGCCGACCAGCTCGCCGCGGTGGCCTCGGGGCTGATCAGCCTCACCTCCGGGGCGGCGCGGTGCTTCGACGCGGGCGCGGTCAAGGAGACCGTGGTCGAGATGGAGCGCGGGGTGATGCTGCTCATGGCCATCGGGGACGGCTCCTGCCTCGGCGTGCTCGCCGCGCCGAACTGCGACATCGGGCAGGTGGCCTACGAGATGACCCTGCTGGTCGACCGGGTCGGCCAGATTCTCACCCCGGAGCTGCGGGCGGCGCTGCAAGGCGCCGCCGGGAGGATGGTGGGGCAGCCCGCATGA